A section of the Lepus europaeus isolate LE1 chromosome 10, mLepTim1.pri, whole genome shotgun sequence genome encodes:
- the LOC133768203 gene encoding small ribosomal subunit protein eS6-like, whose translation MKLNVSFPTTGCQKLIEVDDERKLRTSYERCTATGVAADTLAEEWKGYVVRISGGNDKQGFPMKQGVLTHGRVRLLLSKGNSCYGPRNTGERKHKSAQGCIVDANLRILNLVIIKEGEKDIPGLIDTTVPHRLGPKRRMKEAQEDRQGQIAKRRRLSSLSPVKNTA comes from the exons ATGAAGCTGAATGTCTCCTTCCCAACCACTGGCTGCCAGAAACTCATTGAAGTGGACGATGAACGTAAACTTCGCACTTCTTATGAGAGGTGTACAGCCACAGGAGTTGCTGCCGACACTCTGGCTGAAGAATGGAAGGGTTATGTGGTCCGAATCAGTGGTGGGAATGACAAACAAGGTTTTCCCATGAAGCAAGGTGTCCTGACCCATGGCCGGGTCCGCCTACTGCTGAGTAAGGGGAATTCCTGTTACGGACCAAGGAATACTGGAGAAAGAAAGCACAAATCAGCTCAGGGCTGCATTGTCGATGCCAATTTGAGAATCCTCAATTTGGTTATTataaaagaaggagagaaagatattcctggATTGATTGATACCACGGTGCCTCATCGCCTGGGTCCTAAAAGA AGAATGAAGGAGGCCCAAGAAGATCGCCAGGGACAGATTGCCAAGAGACGGAGGCTGTCTTCTCTGAGTCCAGTCAAAAATACGGCTTAA